A window of the Scandinavium goeteborgense genome harbors these coding sequences:
- the ubiC gene encoding chorismate lyase, with protein MSHPALAQLCALRYYTTLPELDAAQLDWLLLEDSMTKRFEQQGKRVTVTLIREGFVGQDEIVAEQALLPVEARYWLREILLCADGEPWLAGRTVVPESTLSGPELQLQQLGNTPLGRYLFTSSTLTRDFIEIGQDAELWGRRSRLRLSGKPLLLTELFLPASPLY; from the coding sequence ATGTCACACCCTGCGCTGGCGCAACTGTGTGCGCTACGCTATTACACCACCCTTCCGGAACTCGATGCGGCACAGCTGGACTGGTTGCTGCTGGAAGATTCCATGACCAAACGCTTCGAACAGCAGGGCAAGCGCGTCACTGTGACGCTTATCCGCGAAGGTTTTGTCGGTCAGGATGAGATTGTTGCTGAGCAGGCATTGCTGCCTGTTGAAGCGCGCTACTGGCTGCGTGAAATTTTGCTGTGTGCCGACGGTGAACCCTGGCTTGCAGGGCGCACGGTGGTACCTGAATCTACCCTTAGCGGGCCCGAGTTACAGCTGCAACAGCTGGGCAATACGCCGCTGGGGCGCTATCTGTTTACGTCATCCACTTTAACCCGTGATTTTATTGAAATTGGTCAAGATGCAGAGCTGTGGGGGCGTCGTTCCCGTCTCCGGCTGAGCGGAAAGCCGCTGCTGTTAACCGAGCTGTTTCTGCCTGCATCACCGCTGTACTGA